A genome region from Arachis duranensis cultivar V14167 chromosome 8, aradu.V14167.gnm2.J7QH, whole genome shotgun sequence includes the following:
- the LOC107463471 gene encoding protein FAR1-RELATED SEQUENCE 3 encodes MEQSLWGHLSLLLRANTKESVEYILESLWRTRKCGLDSSERRVIQDILQLQNDTDLDPLLVCLRMLIRRCVYENTSKDEITKLFPNEVLPELQKLLTILLHKFQPLWQQDVLKDKNVVPRLKAMTWNMANVDEDSTDPAAVINLKLQNDSQLHSGELDVKFRLATDTLEMMLKSMHSIRDQFSTSEEVPNGH; translated from the exons ATGGAGCAATCGCTGTGGGGTCATTTGTCGCTTCTTCTGAGGGCCAACACAAAGGAATCCGTTGAATACATTCTTGAATCACTCTGGCGAACGCGAAAGTGCGGTCTCGACTCTTCAGAACGACGTGTCATCCAAGACATCCTCCAGCTTCAAAACGACACCGACCTCGACCCC CTTCTGGTGTGTCTTCGAATGTTGATTCGGAGGTGCGTGTATGAGAACACGAGCAAGGACGAAATCACCAAGCTCTTTCCGAATGAAGTGTTGCCGGAACTGCAGAAGCTGTTGACGATTCTGTTGCACAAGTTTCAGCCATTGTGGCAACAAGATGTGCTCAAAGATAAG AATGTTGTGCCTAGGTTAAAGGCAATGACATGGAATATGGCAAATGTTGATGAAGATTCAACAGACCCTGCAGCTGTTATTAATTTGAAG CTTCAAAATGATTCTCAACTTCACTCTGGAGAGCTTGATGTTAAGTTCCGGTTGGCTACGGACACTCTAGAGATGATGCTGAAATCAATGCACAGTATTAGAGACCAATTTTCAACCTCA GAGGAGGTACCAAATGGCCATTAG
- the LOC107463539 gene encoding LOW QUALITY PROTEIN: nucleotide pyrophosphatase/phosphodiesterase (The sequence of the model RefSeq protein was modified relative to this genomic sequence to represent the inferred CDS: substituted 2 bases at 2 genomic stop codons), translating into MKGSSSVSNHLLKQQNMIMILMLFWFTKLGMVLGHNHVLGVQPLSKIAIHKTVLALNNMAAVAAAPTVLGISGEDTAWVTVKVLNPMPSNDDWVGVFSPAKFSSGNCPPAPDSIGWQETPYICQAPIKYKFANHDNSNYLKTGAAVLKFQLINQREDFSFALFSGGLSSPKLVAVSKNVRFLNPKAPVYPRLALGKSWDEMTVTWTSGYDHRDAIPFVEYVSNGGEVRRAPAGTLTFNRNSMCGEPARTVGWRDPGFIHTSFLKNLWPNLRYTYTLGHFLTNGSYVWSRTFSFKAPPFPGQNSLQRVIIFGDMGKAERDGSNEYADYQPGSLNTTDRLIEDLANYDIVFHIGDMPYANGYISQWDQFTAQVQEISSRVPYMIASGNHERDWPNTGSFYDTPDSGGECGVPAETMYYYPAENKAKFWYKADYGMFRFCIADSEHDWREGTEQYKFIEHCLATVDRKQQPWLIFAAHRPLGYSSNSWYGMEGSFEEPMGRESLQKLWQKYKVDIAFYGQKXQSXNANYLNGYDMMQNQCVNEEKTHYSGTVNGTIHVVVGGGGSHLSDFVASPPVWSIYRDRDFGFGKLTAFNHSYLMFEYKKSSDGLVYDYFTIHRDYRDVLACVHDGCEKITLAT; encoded by the exons ATGAAAGGGAGTAGTAGTGTTAGTAATCATTTATTGAAGCAGCAAAACAtgattatgattttgatgctattttgGTTCACCAAGTTGGGCATGGTTTTAGGGCATAATCATGTTTTGGGAGTGCAGCCATTGTCAAAGATTGCCATTCATAAAACCGTTCTTGCACTTAACAATATGGCCGCCGTTGCAGCAGCTCCTACAGTGCTGGGCATTTCG GGCGAGGATACAGCATGGGTGACTGTGAAAGTTCTAAATCCAATGCCATCAAATGATGACTGGGTTGGAGTTTTTTCTCCTGCAAAATTCAG TTCAGGAAATTGTCCACCAGCACCAGACAGCATTGGCTGGCAAGAAACTCCATACATTTGCCAAGCTCCAATAAAG TACAAGTTTGCAAATCACGATAATTCAAACTATCTTAAGACTGGGGCAGCTGTTTTGAAGTTCCAGTTGATTAATCAACGTGAAGATTTCTCCTTTGCACTCTTTTCTGGAGGATTATCATCG CCAAAGCTTGTGGCAGTTTCAAAAAACGTAAGATTTTTGAACCCTAAAGCACCTGTGTATCCGCGTCTTGCTCTTGGCAAGTCTTGGGATGAA ATGACAGTCACATGGACAAGTGGATATGACCATAGAGATGCCATACCCTTTGTTGAATATGTTTCTAATGGAGGAGAGGTTAGACGTGCTCCTGCTGGAACATTGACATTTAATCGAAACAGCATGTGTG GTGAACCTGCACGAACTGTTGGGTGGCGTGACCCAGGTTTCATACACACAAGCTTCCTTAAGAACTTGTGGCCTAATTTGAG gTACACTTACACGTTGGGGCATTTTCTGACTAATGGCTCTTACGTTTGGAGTAGGACTTTTTCATTCAAGGCACCACCATTTCCTGGACAGAATTCATTGCAACGTGTTATTATATTTGGTGACATGGGAAAG GCTGAGCGTGATGGTTCAAATGAATATGCTGATTATCAACCTGGATCACTTAACACCACTGATCGACTCATTGAGGATTTGGCAAATTATGATATTGTTTTCCATATTGGGGACATGCCATATGCCAATGGTTACATCTCACAGTGGGACCAATTCACAGCTCAAGTGCAAGAAATTTCATCAAGAGTACCTTACATGATTGCAAG TGGAAACCATGAACGTGATTGGCCAAACACAGGATCATTTTATGATACTCCGGATTCAGGTGGTGAATGCGGGGTTCCAGCAGAAACCATGTATTATTATCCTGCTGAGAACAAAGCTAAATTCTG GTACAAAGCAGATTATGGCATGTTCCGGTTCTGTATAGCAGACAGTGAGCATGACTGGAGAGAGGGAACAGAACAGTACAAATTCATTGAGCATTGTCTTGCAACAGTTGACAGAAAGCAGCAACCATGGCTGATATTTGCGGCTCATCGTCCACTTGGGTACTCCTCTAATTCTTGGTATGGCATGGAGGGCTCATTTGAAGAACCCATGGGACGGGAATCTCTCCAAAAGCTTTGGCAGAAGTACAAAGTAGACATTGCATTTTATGGACAAAAATGACAAAGCTAGAATGCTAATTATCTAAATGGCTATGATATGATGCAGAATCAATGTGTCAACGAAGAAAAAACACATTATTCTGGCACTGTGAATGGTACAATCCATGTTGTTGTTGGCGGTGGAGGAAGCCACTTGTCCGACTTCGTGGCGTCACCCCCTGTCTGGAGTATTTACAGGGACCGTGACTTCGGCTTTGGCAAGTTGACAGCATTCAACCATTCATATCTCATGTTTGAGTACAAGAAGAGTAGTGATGGTTTGGTCTATGACTATTTCACCATTCATAGGGACTATAGGGATGTCTTGGCCTGTGTGCATGATGGTTGTGAGAAAATCACTTTAGCAACCTGA
- the LOC107463540 gene encoding uncharacterized protein LOC107463540, with translation MAPHDLRRPFKRPLISDQEKRRQQSLLRQAQNRRDAQNHARFLASTALSLEQPHELEPEPEPELHDELIPDSEVPESPKELDVVEASKLKGAEARKWFAKQLMHPEWMIDIPENLSQDWFVFARPSGKRCFVVSCNGTTISRLRNGSILHRFPSELPNGARRKDSSGPAQSYSILDCIFHEVDQTYYVIDMVCWRGYSLYDCAAEFRFFWLNSKLAETGACEPPSHYHKYRFSLVPVYCCDQSGLCAAYTGSVPYVKDGLLFYNKHAHYQTGITPLALVWKDENCSQYVMDTDSKGQVPNHQQVVLELQEGGKLCTSDDPPVVFGCLDAGFMHESELHSGCLVRFAIGEGGLVLVDGKLEKADLNYLGKANRARASADSFSKIVFQYSVRHSPLRIDDLLGSVNSAADESNKVCDVEMDG, from the exons ATGGCACCGCACGATCTCCGCCGTCCATTCAAACGACCGTTGATCTCTGATCAAGAGAAGCGCAGGCAGCAGTCCCTGCTCCGGCAGGCACAGAATCGACGCGACGCCCAGAACCATGCTCGATTCCTCGCCTCCACCGCCTTATCGCTCGAACAACCGCACGAACTCGAACCCGAACCCGAACCCGAACTTCACGACGAACTTATACCTGACTCCGAAGTTCCCGAGTCACCGAAGGAGCTTGACGTGGTTGAAGCGTCGAAGCTGAAAGGCGCGGAGGCTCGGAAATGGTTCGCGAAACAGCTGATGCATCCCGAATGGATGATCGACATTCCCGAAAATCTCTCACAAGACTG GTTTGTGTTTGCTAGACCTTCTGGAAAACGATGCTTTGTGGTTTCGTGCAACGGCACGACGATAAGTCGTTTAAGGAACGGTTCGATACTGCACCGTTTTCCGTCCGAGTTGCCGAATGGTGCGAGAAGAAAGGATTCCTCTGGTCCTGCTCAGTCTTACTCCATTTTGGATTGCATTTTTCACGAG GTGGATCAGACTTACTATGTGATTGACATGGTTTGCTGGCGGGGCTACTCGCTTTATGATTGCGCTGCAGAATTTAGGTTTTTCTGGTTGAATTCCAAGCTTGCTGAGACTGGCGCTTGTGAACCTCCCTCGCATTATCACAAGTACAGGTTCAGTTTGGTTCCAGTGTACTGCTGCGACCAGAGTGGATTATGTGCCGCTTATACTGGATCTGTGCCTTATGTCAAAGATGGTCTTCTGTTTTATAACAA GCATGCACACTATCAGACAGGAATTACACCACTAGCATTGGTTTGGAAGGATGAGAACTGCAGTCAGTATGTCATGGACACAGATAGCAAAGGACAGGTTCCAAATCATCAGCAG GTggttttggagctacaagaagGTGGAAAGCTGTGCACTTCCGATGATCCTCCTGTAGTATTTGGATGTTTAGATGCAGGCTTTATGCATGAG TCAGAGTTGCATTCAGGATGTCTTGTACGGTTTGCAATTGGAGAAGGGGGACTGGTTTTGGTGGATGGAAAACTTGAGAAAGCTGATCTAAATTATCTAGGCAAGGCCAACCGTGCTCGTGCTTCTGCTGATAGTTTCTCTAAG ATTGTGTTCCAATACAGTGTTCGACACTCTCCTCTAAGAATTGATGATTTGTTAGGATCTGTCAACTCAGCAGCTGATGAAAGTAACAAAGTTTGTGATGTTGAAATGGATGGTTGA